The DNA region ATGATCTCACATCCGCAGGAGCAAAAGGCACAGGTCGAGATGACCTCCTTGGCTCCCTCGATCTTCAGCCCCTTCGCATACGCGTAGGCGGGCTTGAGATCGAACCCCAGTTGCCCGAGGGACATGGCCGCGACGCCCGCCCCGGTGATTTTCATGAACCCTCGCCGTGAAAACGTAGCCATCAAAACCTCCATGGTTTCATGTTCCTGCACCCTTCACTCCCTCTTCACAAAGTGGGTAGCGGGTGTAGAGCTAATGGCTACATAGCACTTCAATCAATATTTTCAATATGTTATAATAAACACATATGACATTCTTTTCGATTTGCACGGTGTAAAATTGCGTGATGGTCCACCGTGCTCGCAGCGCGGTCCCACTCGCTAAAAAAATCAGCGAGAACGTGACCATCCCGGCTCCTTTCAGGCCGGGAATACGCTCAGCCCTGGAAAGAGGCAGGCTAGCTGACTATTGAAAAATTCAAAATTCTCAGACCGTTCAAAAATGGTGAGATGCAAGGAAGCGAAAAAACCAGACCGCTTATGTATGCGCAATACACTTCGCGCTCTGGATTTTTTCGCTGGCGCAGTGCCCAAAATCCTACGACATTATTTTTTTGAAAACAAATTTGTTGCGATCATCAAAAAGTGAATCGTCGTTAATATTTTTGTTTAAAAAATCTACCCACTCCTCTGATTCGGACACGAATATATATGATTTTGCCATACCGCTTCCATATTCTACAAATTTTAAATTATAGTTACCATTTTCAATTTCATCAATTACATATTGTCTATTCAACAACCGTACTGTCATTATATTGTCTTTAATTTCAATTTTCCCTAAAGAATGAGATGATATTAAACCTGAAATTAAATATATACTAGCTTTTTTTTCTAAAAAATTATCAAAATCATATGGTGTAAAATCAACTAATATTGAATTTTTTATTTTAAAATATTTCGCATCGAGAATTAATTCTGAATTATCTTCTTCAAGTATATTTATAGTTCCAAATTTAAATGTCCATCGATTCATATTTGCAAAATCTTCAGAATCTTCATCTTTTATTAACATCCAATCCCCATAAACTTCATCAAATAAAATATCCATATCGTCAGTTAAAAATGGATGAAGCGATTGAATACATCCAGAAAGAACTATTGAAACAAAAATTAAAACTGAAAAATTAATTAACAATCTCATAAAATTATCTCCGTATTTTTTACAATATAAATGAATTACTAACAGTATTTTACTGATAAATCCTCTAAAAATGCCATAATTACAAAAATATGCTTGCTGTCTTGGGTCGCTTCGGACATTTCACAGAAGAAACTCTGACACATTAGGACACAAGGATCATTACTACCCTTTCATCAAAATTCTTCCTTCAGCCAGGCAGAGATTGTGAATGGCGTTGATGGTGGCCTGGATGGCACACCGGTCGTAGAAAGCCAAATGTTCGCTTTCCTTGGGACTGCCCGTGGCAGTGAATATGTTGCCGGTGGGCCTGTCCCATAACGGAAGCAAGCCGTTGCGCCAGCCCATGTGTTGCAGTCCGGGTCTAGGCCCGTGGCCGAACTGAGCGGCACGGTGCCGTCCCCGAGGTGGCAGCGCTTTTCGTCACGCATGCCCGGTCCTTCCTTACCGATATTCGACAGTCTGAACTGCCTGAGGCGACGCGGCGCCTCCATGAACGCCTCTCCGTCCCGGTCGATGCAGGCCAATGATCGAGTATGCGTCCTGGTCACCATGCGGCGCACGGGACCCAGGAAAACGGGAATCTCTTCGGGCAGGATGCTGCAGATGCGGCTCAGGACCGATCCATCCCAGACTTGCAAAATGGCGTCGTTCTCGTCGGTCCAGACCAAGAGGAGGCTTCGCAGATGGACCATGATTTCCTCCAGCAGCGCGTCGATGGCAAGTATCATGCCCCTGTTCCGAGGCTCATCCTCGCTCAACCAGCTCAGCATCGGAGACTTCGACCCAATGGCGGCCACGCGGGATGTGGCCGTGCGGGATTGTTCCAGTGGCGTTTTGTGGAAAAGCTTCACGATGTCCCCGCTCTGTTTGTATTCGTACAGTCTTGGCAAGGGCCAAGGCGTGACAAAAGGAATCCTGCACGAGCCAGAGCGCACACCCTTTGTCCTCGGCTGCCCGCAGACACGGCCCGGCATCCTCGCCGATGCGGTGTATGGGACGATTTGGTGGACGCGTTGTCCATCTTCCTACCTCCTGACTCTTGGTCTCAGAGACCCAGACTGAGTTGCTGTTCTCGATCCGGCCCAGGCGCACAGAAAGTTTCATATTTTGCAACTTTCCGTAGCCCCACCTGTCACTTTTGCCCTCTTCCCAACTGCTTTGCGATTCGTGCGGTGAGCGTTTGCATCTGGCGGATGGCAATTTGATTAAGCCGTTTCAAACGGTCGCCCTGAGGGAGTTCCATATGGATAAACTCGGCGTTCATGTTTTCGAGGTTGGCGAGAACAAGAAGCTGTTCGAGGCTGGCGTGATCGCGCATATTGCCGTCCTTGCCGGGATTGGCGTCCCGCCATTCTCGGGCGGTCTGGCCGAAGAGGGAGACATTGAGGAGGTCGGCCTCTTCGGCGTAAGCGAAAGCGGCCTGTTTTGCGGTAACTTCCTTCGGAATGAGATGCGTCTGAATCGCGTCGGTATGGATGCGGTAGTTGATCTTGGCCAACGTGCGGTTGAGGTTCCAGGCAAGGGAAAGGCGACGATTTTCGTCCTCCTTGAGACGCTGGAATTCCTTGATGAGGTAAAGCTTGAATTCCACCGAGATCCAGGACGCAAATTCAAAAGCCACATCGGTATGGGCATAGGTTCCGCCGTAGCGTCCGGCTTTGGAAACAATCCCGATCGCGCCAGTTTGATCAATCCACTGTTTCGGAGTGAGCGTGAAGCTGTTCAGTCCGGCCTGTTTTTTAATCCCGTCGAATTCGACGGGATTAAAATCGGGGTTGTGAAGTTGCTCCCATATGCCGAGAAACTCCAATGTGTTGCGATTACGTAGCCAATTGCGAATGAGGTCGTCGGTGTGCTCCGGATTCTTCGACTTTGCGATGTCGGTGAGCGAGATGTAGTCCTCGTCCTGTCGACGAATCACGGTGATCTTGGTGCCCCGGACGTTGATTGTGGTGTCGGAGGTTTTCTTTTTCATTCCTTGGAACCCAAGTGTCCGAGAACACCCCTCAGGGCCTCGTCAGTATGCCTGGCCTCCAGTTCAACGGCGTTCGAAACATGGCGCAGCGCCAGCAGGAATCCTTCAGTATCCCCGTCTTCCAGACATGCATTGAGCATTCCCGCCGCCAAAGCGGGATCTTCCCGGTACATTCTGATGGCCACTTCATCAAAAGGCTTTGTAGCTCTCATTTCTTCCTCCGTTCATAGTAGGCCCTGTATTCCTTAGCCCGCTGATTTTATGGCAAAAGGGTTCCCTCACGAGTCAAAACGTGCACCCTTTATCCACGGATTCCCGCAGGCACGGCATCCGTGACATTCCGTTGCATGGAGCGACTGGCGAGCGCGATATTCATCTTCCACCTCCTCTGGCCAAAATTGCTCCGGTGAGCCGGAATGAAACCCTGGATTTAATGAAGAAGCAAAGATATGGACATTCGGCGCATCGTGTACCGCTGCGACACTGAAGCTACTCAGTTTGCGGTATGCGCAGGGCTGAAGTGTGAGATACTTTGGAAGAGAACAACGCGGCATCGCAAAAATATTCGAAAATGCTCGATATCTGCGCTCACAATAACTACGTTTATGTATCCTACTGCAAATATGTAGAAATCCATATCGTAGCCCGTCCGAAAAGGAGCGGATATCATCGCAGATCCCGGTCACGCTTTTCCGCGCTACCGTGACCGCCTTGAGGCCAACGGACCGGAAAGCTAAGGGATCTAGAAAGTCATGAGAAGCGACCTCGGGAACGCCTTCCTGCGGCCCGGTTGTTGCTTGAGAGCCTGTAGCCACCCACGGCGGCACACCGCCCAACCCTCGCCAACGGATAAATGCGAATGGACATGACCTTTCTCTTCCCGGTGCAGCTCAGCCTGCGCGTGGCGGCCTTGGCCACCTTGACCTCCCTGGTCTTCGGGGTGTTTTTTGGCTGGGTCTTCCACCGCTATCGTTTTCCGGGAAAGGAACTGCTTGATTCCGTCCTGAGCCTGCCCATGGTGCTGCCGCCCACGGTGCTTGGCTATTACCTCATCGTGCTGCTCGGCCGGAACGGTTTCGTCGGGCGTTGGCTGGAATCGACATTCGGCGTGACGCTGATCTTCACCTGGCAGGGCGCGGTGATCGCCGCCGCAGTGGTCTCCTTCCCGCTCATCTTCAAATCCTCCCGCGCCGCCCTTGGAGGCGTGGAACGCAAGTACGAGGACGCGGCCCGGACCATGGGATACCCTGAATGGAGGGTTTTCCTGCGCGTTTGTCTGCCGCTGGCCGCGCGCGGCATTCTGGCCGGGACCATGCTCGCCTTTGCCCGGGCCATGGGCGAATTCGGGGCCACCCTCATGATCGCGGGCAACCTGCCCGGCCGCACCCAGACCCTGTCCCTGGCCGTGTATAGCGCCACCCAGGCGGGTCACGACGATCTGGCCGCGCAGCTCGTGCTGCTCATTTCCGTGCTCTGCACCCTCATCCTCTGGGTCTCGGGGCGGCTCCTGACACCAAGATGGCAGGCCTGACCATGTTCGTGATCAGCCGCACCGCAAGCTCCCATTCCGAGGCTTCCATGCATCCACGGACCGCACCGAAGGCAACGGCCCGGACCATCTCCTGCGACATCGACACGCGCGTGACCGCTCCCGGCGCCGAGTTTCGCCTGCAAGCGCGCTTCGAGGCGCCCGGACGGCGCATCGCCCTCTTCGGCCCCTCGGGTTCCGGCAAGAGCCTGACCCTCATGGCCCTGGCCGGACTGCTGAAGCCCCAGCGCGGCCGCATCGAGGTCTGCGGCCGCACCTTCCTCGACACCGCCTCCGGCGTGAACGTCCAGGCCCGCAGGCGCAACATCGGCATGCTTTTTCAGGATTACGCCCTGTTCCCGCACCTGACCGTGCGCGACAACGTGTCCTTTGCCCTCAAACCCATTTTCGGCCCCCTGAAGGCGGCGCACCGCGAACGCGTCGACGAACTGCTGGAACTGTGCGGCTTGACGGCCCTGGAAGGCCGACGCCCCGCCCAGATCTCCGGCGGCCAGCGCCAGCGCACGGCCCTGGCCCGGGCCCTGGCTCCAAGCCCCGACCTGCTCCTGCTGGACGAACCCTTCACCGCGCTCGACCAGCCCCTGCGGGAACGGATGCGCGCCGAACTCTTCGACATCCTGGAGCGATTCGACATACCCATGGTCATGGTCAGCCACGACCTTGAAGACGTGGACCATTTCGCCCAGACCCTGGTCGCCTTCGGCCACGGCCGAGTGCTCTCCGTCATCGACTACGAAGCCCGGCGCAAATCGGAATCACCCCGCCAGATCCTCGACCCTCTTTTCCTGGCCGCTCAGACGCAGGCCGGTTGAGCGGTCACGTTTCCTTCCCCTTGCGTGACCCCGTTGCCGCGCGCTCCCTTCTTCTCCTAAAGCACAGACAAACACGGTCCGCTTCCCTCTTCCGTCCTTTGGACCGCAAGCGCTGGAGCAATGCATGGGACTTCACATCAGTCTTCGCAAACGCCTGCCCCACTTCGACCTGCGCCTCGACCTGAGCTGCGCCCGGGGGCAGTTGACTGCCATCGTCGGCCCGTCCGGAGCGGGCAAGAGCACGCTCATCCGGCTCGTCGCCGGACTGGAGACGCCGGACTGGGGCCGCATGAAGCTTGGCGCAAGGACCTTCTTCGACAAGGCGGCCGGAATCGACATGCCCACCCGCGAGCGGCAAGTCGGCATGGTCTTTCAGGACTATCCCCTCTTCTCCCACCTCAGCCTGGCCAAAAACGTGGCCTTTTCCTGTCCGGACCAGGGCAAGGTGAACGCCCTGCTCGCACGCTTCGGCATCCGGCATCTGGCCCAGCGCAAACCAGGCGCCGTCTCCGGCGGGGAGCGTCAGCGTGCGGCCATGTGCCAAGCCCTGGCTCGCAACCCGGCCATCCTGCTGCTGGACGAACCGTTCTCTGCCCTGGACGCGCCCACGCGCTCCGATCTGCGCGGTGAGCTTCGGCAACTCACCAGACAGCTGGACATCCCCGTGCTGCTCGTCACCCATGATCTGCACGAAGCCGCCGAGCTTGGCGACGCCATCTTCCCCATGACCGACGGCCGCCACGATCCGCAGTGGCTCAGCGATACCCTCTCGGGGGCGCGGCGCGCCTCCCAAAATCTTGCAACCCGCGTCTGCGCATAGGACTGGCCATGAAAAAAACGCTGTTCACTCTTCTTCTCGTCTTCCTCGCCCTCCCCGCCCTGGCCGGAAACACCCTGCTCATCGCATCCGGGGCGGGCTACAAAACCGTCGTCGAAGCCCTGTCCGAGGCGTACGCCAAGCAATCGGACGCAACGGTGGAGCGCATCTACGGCAACATGGGCCAGATCATCGGCCAGGCGCAAACCAGCGGCAAGGTCGACATGCTCATCGGCGAGGAGGGATTCCTGCGCTCTTCGGCCCTGCTCCTGGCCGAAAGCGCCCCTCTGGGCACGGGCAGGCTGGTCATGGCCTGGCCCAGCGGCAAGGAAGAACCGGCGGACCTGAAGTCCGCGGCCGTCACGCGCATCGCAGTGCCGGACCCCAAACGGGCCATCTACGGCAAGGCCGCAAGGGAATATCTTGAAAACAGCGGGCAGGCAGACGCCCTGAAGGACAAACTCGTGGTCGTGGGCACGGTGCCGCAGGTATTCACCTATCTGACAACGAACGAAGTGGACGCGGGGTTCATAAACCTCACTCAGGCCGTAGCGGTAAAGGACAAGATCGGCGGCTTCAGGGAGATGGACCAAAGCCTCTACGATCCCATCGCGATCAGCTGCATCCGGCTTGAAACCTCTCCGTCTCCAGAAGCGGCCAGAAATTTCGCCAAATTTCTCAAAACCGGCACGGCCCGGAGCATCATCGCCGCCCATGGCCTGTAGGTCATGACGGAACTGTTGACCGATCCAAGGACCCTCGGCCCGCTCATTCTGTCCTTGAAGATCCTGGCCCTGGCTGGCGGCATCCTGCTTCCTCTGGGGGTGCTGCTGGCTTATTTCCTGTGCGGCAGACCTTGCGCCGCGCGTTCGGCGGTCGATTTTCTGGTGACCGTGCCGCTGGTCTTCCCGCCCATCGCCACGGGCTTCATCCTGCTCATGCTGCTGGGACGAAACGGACCTTTGGGGCGCGTGCTGCCCATAGACGTGGTCTTCTCCTCCCCCGGTCTGGTGCTGGCCTCGGTCATCGCCGGACTGCCCCTCATGGTCAAACCCGTGGAGGCCGCCTTGCGCAGCCAGGGCAAACGCCTCTCGGAAGTGGCGGCGGTGCTTGGAAAAACGCAATGGCAGACATTCGTCCTGGTCCTGCTCCCGGCCATACGCAAGTCCGTGCTGAGCAGTTGGCTCTTGGCCCTGTGCCGTTCCATGGGAGAGGTCGGCATCACGCTCATGCTCGGCGGCAACATCATCGGCAAGACCAACACACTGTCGCTGGAAATCTACAATTGCGTCTTTACCGGAGAACTGGATCGGGCCATGGTGCTGTGCGCCATCATCGCCACGCTGTCCGGCACGATGCTCTTCACCCTCAAACGCATGTCCGCGATCTGAACATGCCACGGAGAAAATGATGACTATTCTGGAACAGGTCCGCGCACGGGCCATCACTATATGGGACGAGGCAGGACTCATGGATGAAAGCGTCGAGGTCACGGCCGCGCCACTGACCGTCGAGCAGGCCATCGGCAAGCCGGAAGGACACGACTTTCCGATCCAGAAAGGCAAGGAAAAGCTCATGGAAGCATCCTTCAAGGGAGCAAAGGGGCAGGCCTTCACCGACACCTACGGCAATTACCGGGGACGTCTGCGCGACATCGCCAGTCTCGACCTTGCAGAGCCCATGTCGCAGGCGATTTTCGTGGCCACCCTGAACGCGGTCATGCGCAGCGTGGGTCAGACCGAGTGCACCGTCCACTGCAAGGACGCAGGCCCCGCCGAGTGTTCAAAGCTCATCGCCGGACACATTCGCGCCGCGCACGGCCAGCCGAAAATCGGGATGGTCGGCTACCAGCCCGCCATGATCAAGGCCCTGAGCGACGAATTTGAAATGCGCGTGCTCGACCTTGACCCGGACAACATCGGGCAGATCAAACACGGGGCACTGGTCGAAGGCGGCTGGGCCACCGAGGAAGTCATGCGCTGGGCGGACCTGCTGCTGGTCACGGGCACGACCCTGGCCAACGGATCCATCGACATGTTCCTGAATTCGAAGCCGGTCATTTTTTACGGAACGACGATCGCCGGAGCGGCCAGCATCATGGGATGGGAACGTTACTGCCCGAAAAGCATGTAGATTTTCGCCAAGCTGGCAGTGCAGTTCTGAAAAAAAACGGGCCTGACGCCTCAAGACGCCAGGCCCGTCAGGCCCGCTCACCAAAGGGCGGAACAGGTGTCATTCAAGAGTCAGGATCACCGAGAAGGCCTTGACCATGGCGCAGATGTCGTCGCCGACTTTGAGATCGAGGTTGCTCACGGATTCATCGGTGATGAGCGAAGTGATCTTGGTGCCGTCGGCAAGGTCCACCACCACCTCGGCCGCGATCTGCCCCGTGTTGACGGCCGAGATCCTGCCGCAGAACTTGTTGCGGGCGCTGGTCTTGAACATGGAATCCTCCTTGACCAGCACCACCCAGGGAGCCTTGACCGTCGCGATGACGGTCATGCCCATGCTCAGTCCCAGGTTCTCGTAACTTTCCTTGGTGATGACGGACACGACCCGCAGACCCGAGGCGGTGGTTACCTCAACCTCGCTCAGGATCATTCCTTCGCGCACGGCGCTGATCTGACCGACGAACATATTTCTGGCTGAAGTCTTCATCTTTTTCTCTTCCAAAATATAATGGTTCATGATCCGCCGGGTGTCGGCATCGGAAAAGCTGACGTACTGGGAGGACGGACTCTGATGGCCGAGCATGGCGTCGACCACGACCAGCGGTACCCCGCCGCGCAGCAGCTCCACGGCCCTGGAATGACGGAGCACCCGAGGATTCAAAAGCTCCCGGGGGATGCCAGTGCCAAGGCCGCGTTCGGAGAACTTGCGGCGCACATACCCCTGGTCCATGCGAAAAATCTGCCCCCGCAGCTCCATGCTCATGGGATGCTCGAAAAAAAGGGCCAGGGCGTCCACAACCTCGGTCGGCAGAGGGATTTCGCGAGGCGCGTCGCCCCGGACCATGACCACGCCCCGGGCGAGGTCGAAGTCAGCGCAATCATCGAGATCGAGGACCTCCCCAAGACGCATGCCCGTGTAACGCAAAAGGAGGAAAAGGAGCCAGATGCGAGTGCGTGCCTGACGAGTCCGCGCATCACGGGCCGCATGCAGCCATTCGCGAAAAGAACGCGTCAGGGTTTCAAGCTGGCCGGGTTCGAGATACTTGACCGACTCGGGCACCTGAAAAATCCGGGCCGCCTTGGGAGCGCGTTTTAGCACGCCCTCCGATTCCTCCAATCCCCGGCGTTTCATTTCCTCCTGCGCCAGAAAGGACAGCTGAATCAATGTATTCGGATCAAGTTGGTCCAATTTGTGCATTTTTTCTCCCGCCAACATATTTTTGCAAAGCATGCAATAGTACACATCGAGCGATGCACGAAACGCAGCGGTCTGATCAATACAGTCACGCTTTATCATGCTTGCGTGACCATATTGCCAAACAGGTGATCTTCAGGCCAGTAAAAATGCAATCAAAAAAGGAGAGCCCCATGAATTTTAAATCGTTGCATACAATTTTGTCGCTTTGCATTGTCCTCATGTCCACTCCCGCCATGGCAGGGGACCTTCTTGTCTCGGCGGCCGCCAGTCTGACCAACGCCTTCACGGAAATGAAGGAACCATTTGAGAAGGCCCATCCCGAAACCACTCTGGTCCTGAATTTCGCTTCTTCCGGTGCGCTACTCAAACAGATGGAGCAAGGCGCTCCCGTGGATGTCTTCGCCTCGGCCGACCAGGCGACCATGGACAGGGCCGAGAAGCTTATCGACCCGGCCACCCGCGTCAATTTCGCGGGCAACGCCCTGGTCCTGATCGTGCCCATAGAAGGTGGTCTGCCCCTGAACGACCCAGCCGCGCTCAAGGGAAAAGAAGTCAAGCTCGTGGCCATCGGCAACCCCGACTCCGTTCCGGCCGGGCGTTACGCCAAGGTCGCTCTTGAACATGCGGGCCTGTATGAGGCGCTGACCCCCAAATTCGTCCTTGCCGAAAGCGTGCGCCAGGCCCTCGACTACGTGGCCAGAGGAGAGGTCCAGGCAGGATTCGTCTTCGCCACGGACGCGGCCCTGCGCGCAGACAAGGTCAAGGTCACGGCCGAGATCGCCGGACACAAGCCCATCACCTACCCCGTCGCCCTGCTTGGGGCGTCCAGGGAAAAGGAAATGGGCCAGGCATTCATTGACTTCGTGAAGTCGGAGGAAGGACAGGGCATCCTGGGCAGGTTCGGGTTCAAAAGACCCTGAAATTCATGATCTGCATTCCGTCAGGCCAATGATTCGTTGCACCGGATCATTGGCCTGACGTCTTTTTTTGCATTTTCATTCCTGAAAACCCCAAATTTACCCGCCAGGCCTGAATCTTGCTTTGTTCTGAATCGATAAAAAACATTCTGGAGCAAGCATGATTCACACATTTCAAACGGTCGGAAAAATCATTCACGGCAGAGGTTCCTCGGCAAGAATCGGCGATGAAGTCATGCGCCATGGAGCGTCACGCGTTTTCATCATAGCGGGCGGGAGCAGCATCCGAAACGATTGCCACAAACCCCTCGTCGAATCCCTGGCACGACACGACATCCCGGTGGAAATATTTTCCGGGGTCTCCAGTGAGCCGACCCCGTCACTGGTTGAAGAGTGCGCGGCCTGTCTCAGGAAGTTCGGCGCGGACGCCGTCATCGGACTTGGCGGGGGAAGCGTCCTCGATACCGCCAAAGCTGCCTCTTTGCTGGCCGTAAGCGAGGGGCCCCTTGAAAAATACTTCGGGGTCGATCTTGTCCCCGCACCATGCCTGCCAACATTCCTCGTTCCCACCACGGCCGGGACCGGGAGCGAAATGACATCCATCAGCGTCGTGGCGGATGTCGCGTCGAATTCCAAAAAAGCCATCGTCAGCGATCATCTCTTTGCCAGGGCGGTGGTGCTCGATCCGGAACTGACCGTCTCCATGCCGCCACGCATAACAGCGTCCACGGGGCTCGACGCCCTCGTCCACGCCATGGAGTCCTACGTCAATCTCAGCGCCACCCCGTTCACGGACTGCCCCAACGTGCAGGCCATGGGCATGATCGCGGCCAGCATCCGCGAAGCCTACGCAAACGGCGGCAACATCGAGGCCAGGGAAAACATGCTCTACGCTTCGGCCCTGGCCGGGATGGGCTTTTCCAACACGCAGAACGGAGTAATCCACGCCATCGCCATGGCCGTCCCGGCGACGTATCACATCCCCCACGGCCTTCTCGTCGGCGCATTGGCCCCCATGGGCATCGCCTTCAACTGCCTGGCCAGCCCCGAAAAATACGCCCGGATCGCCGAAATACTCGGCAGCGACGTCGTTGGAAACAACATGGACGAACGCGCACAAAGCGCCGTCGCCGGTTTTGAAAAGCTGCTCTTTGATCTTGGCGTCAAGCCTGGCCTTGAAGCCCATGGGGTGAAGCGTGAGGATATTCGGGGCATCGCGGAACGCGCGGCCGCGACGCGGCGGCTGATGGACAACAATCCCCGAAAGGGAACTGCCGACGAACTGGAAAAACTGATCGAAAGGCATTTTTAGATCGAAGCACACCCTGCGCCGACGTTACGCGGCAGCATCCGAAGAACACTGGCAAGGCAAAACAAGCCTGTCAAAGGAACGCGCCATGTCAGGCAATGTCTGCGTCCAGATGCCGGGGCAACCGCCCCGGCGTCACTTCTTCTGGACCTTCCTGAAAATCGTGCTGCGATCGACCTGGAAAAGATCGGCAACTTTCTGCACCGAACCGTGAACTTCAAGGGCCTGCTGCAGAAAATCCCGCTCGATATCGGCCATGATGTTCTTCAGCGAGCGCCCGCCGGTCAGGATGTCGTCGGTGTAGCACCGCTCGCGCGCCAGGCCCTCGGAGACGGAGGCGGGAAGGTCGCGCGGGGACACGAGGGTTCCCTTGTGGGTTATGACCAGTCCATGGATCATGTTCTGCAATTCCCGCACGTTTCCAGGCCACTGATAGCGTGACAGGATGCCCATGGCGACCTCCATGACGGCCATGCTCTTGCTGTACTTGGTGGCATAATAGCGCAGGAAATGCTCGACCAGGGGGCGCACGTCGTCGGGCCGCTCGCGCAGCGCCGGGATGGTTACCGTGGCCACATTCAGGCGATAGAAAAGATCGCGGCGAAAGGTCCCCGTCTCCACGCATTCGGCCAGATTCTTGTTGGTGGCGGCGATGATCCGGACGTCCACCTTGCTCGGACGACTCCCGCCGACGCGCATGATCTCCCCGTCCTGCAAGACACGCAACAGCCGGGTCTGCATGGACAGCGGCAGCTCGCCTATCTCATCCAGAAAAACCGTACCGCCGTCGGCCAGTTCGAAATAACCGGCCTTGCCCTTACTCGACGCGCCGGTGAAGGCGCCCGGCATGTAGCCGAACATCTCGGACTCGGTCAGGGTTTCGGAGATACCGCCACAGTCCACCTTGAGAAAGATCTTGTCCTTGCGCGAACTGTGTGCGTGCGTGAGACGCGCGAAGACATCCTTGCCCACGCCGGTCTCGCCGAGCAGGAGCACGGAGGCGTCGGTGGGGGCCACGGTCTGGAGCATGCTCACCACGCCCTGCATCACCTCGCTTTCAAAAATCGGGGTCAGCGTCTTGCTGCGCTCCTGGGCGATATAGGCCATCTGCTCATGAAACTGCTCGATCAGGTGTCGCTGTTCCTCCATCTGATCGTTGAGGCG from Desulfomicrobium apsheronum includes:
- a CDS encoding KilA-N domain-containing protein — protein: MKKKTSDTTINVRGTKITVIRRQDEDYISLTDIAKSKNPEHTDDLIRNWLRNRNTLEFLGIWEQLHNPDFNPVEFDGIKKQAGLNSFTLTPKQWIDQTGAIGIVSKAGRYGGTYAHTDVAFEFASWISVEFKLYLIKEFQRLKEDENRRLSLAWNLNRTLAKINYRIHTDAIQTHLIPKEVTAKQAAFAYAEEADLLNVSLFGQTAREWRDANPGKDGNMRDHASLEQLLVLANLENMNAEFIHMELPQGDRLKRLNQIAIRQMQTLTARIAKQLGRGQK
- the modB gene encoding molybdate ABC transporter permease subunit, translating into MDMTFLFPVQLSLRVAALATLTSLVFGVFFGWVFHRYRFPGKELLDSVLSLPMVLPPTVLGYYLIVLLGRNGFVGRWLESTFGVTLIFTWQGAVIAAAVVSFPLIFKSSRAALGGVERKYEDAARTMGYPEWRVFLRVCLPLAARGILAGTMLAFARAMGEFGATLMIAGNLPGRTQTLSLAVYSATQAGHDDLAAQLVLLISVLCTLILWVSGRLLTPRWQA
- a CDS encoding ATP-binding cassette domain-containing protein, translating into MHPRTAPKATARTISCDIDTRVTAPGAEFRLQARFEAPGRRIALFGPSGSGKSLTLMALAGLLKPQRGRIEVCGRTFLDTASGVNVQARRRNIGMLFQDYALFPHLTVRDNVSFALKPIFGPLKAAHRERVDELLELCGLTALEGRRPAQISGGQRQRTALARALAPSPDLLLLDEPFTALDQPLRERMRAELFDILERFDIPMVMVSHDLEDVDHFAQTLVAFGHGRVLSVIDYEARRKSESPRQILDPLFLAAQTQAG
- a CDS encoding ATP-binding cassette domain-containing protein; the protein is MGLHISLRKRLPHFDLRLDLSCARGQLTAIVGPSGAGKSTLIRLVAGLETPDWGRMKLGARTFFDKAAGIDMPTRERQVGMVFQDYPLFSHLSLAKNVAFSCPDQGKVNALLARFGIRHLAQRKPGAVSGGERQRAAMCQALARNPAILLLDEPFSALDAPTRSDLRGELRQLTRQLDIPVLLVTHDLHEAAELGDAIFPMTDGRHDPQWLSDTLSGARRASQNLATRVCA
- the modA gene encoding molybdate ABC transporter substrate-binding protein; the protein is MKKTLFTLLLVFLALPALAGNTLLIASGAGYKTVVEALSEAYAKQSDATVERIYGNMGQIIGQAQTSGKVDMLIGEEGFLRSSALLLAESAPLGTGRLVMAWPSGKEEPADLKSAAVTRIAVPDPKRAIYGKAAREYLENSGQADALKDKLVVVGTVPQVFTYLTTNEVDAGFINLTQAVAVKDKIGGFREMDQSLYDPIAISCIRLETSPSPEAARNFAKFLKTGTARSIIAAHGL
- a CDS encoding molybdate ABC transporter permease subunit; the protein is MTELLTDPRTLGPLILSLKILALAGGILLPLGVLLAYFLCGRPCAARSAVDFLVTVPLVFPPIATGFILLMLLGRNGPLGRVLPIDVVFSSPGLVLASVIAGLPLMVKPVEAALRSQGKRLSEVAAVLGKTQWQTFVLVLLPAIRKSVLSSWLLALCRSMGEVGITLMLGGNIIGKTNTLSLEIYNCVFTGELDRAMVLCAIIATLSGTMLFTLKRMSAI
- a CDS encoding Rossmann-like domain-containing protein; this encodes MTILEQVRARAITIWDEAGLMDESVEVTAAPLTVEQAIGKPEGHDFPIQKGKEKLMEASFKGAKGQAFTDTYGNYRGRLRDIASLDLAEPMSQAIFVATLNAVMRSVGQTECTVHCKDAGPAECSKLIAGHIRAAHGQPKIGMVGYQPAMIKALSDEFEMRVLDLDPDNIGQIKHGALVEGGWATEEVMRWADLLLVTGTTLANGSIDMFLNSKPVIFYGTTIAGAASIMGWERYCPKSM
- a CDS encoding TOBE domain-containing protein → MHKLDQLDPNTLIQLSFLAQEEMKRRGLEESEGVLKRAPKAARIFQVPESVKYLEPGQLETLTRSFREWLHAARDARTRQARTRIWLLFLLLRYTGMRLGEVLDLDDCADFDLARGVVMVRGDAPREIPLPTEVVDALALFFEHPMSMELRGQIFRMDQGYVRRKFSERGLGTGIPRELLNPRVLRHSRAVELLRGGVPLVVVDAMLGHQSPSSQYVSFSDADTRRIMNHYILEEKKMKTSARNMFVGQISAVREGMILSEVEVTTASGLRVVSVITKESYENLGLSMGMTVIATVKAPWVVLVKEDSMFKTSARNKFCGRISAVNTGQIAAEVVVDLADGTKITSLITDESVSNLDLKVGDDICAMVKAFSVILTLE
- the modA gene encoding molybdate ABC transporter substrate-binding protein yields the protein MNFKSLHTILSLCIVLMSTPAMAGDLLVSAAASLTNAFTEMKEPFEKAHPETTLVLNFASSGALLKQMEQGAPVDVFASADQATMDRAEKLIDPATRVNFAGNALVLIVPIEGGLPLNDPAALKGKEVKLVAIGNPDSVPAGRYAKVALEHAGLYEALTPKFVLAESVRQALDYVARGEVQAGFVFATDAALRADKVKVTAEIAGHKPITYPVALLGASREKEMGQAFIDFVKSEEGQGILGRFGFKRP